In a genomic window of Bradyrhizobium sp. LLZ17:
- a CDS encoding EAL domain-containing protein: protein MTPALPQASEILAALGQAVFVWDIASDAIVWGEQAGAVFPGIPTERLATGAEFAKLIEPVQSLRTAALAQTSAVHGADGTPYRVEYGVRMSASNPVVWVEETGRWFAGADGRPVRAIGSVRINNERHARDEELSKLARLDPLTGELNRSHLIAALAEAIEETTRFRSTAAFMLVGIDHLARVNDAFGFDVADAVILDVAKRIRTRLRGGDVLGRFSGNKFGLILKNCTVDDMNIAAERFLAGIRDEVVPTKSGPVSITVSIGAVSLPRYARSTDEAINRAHETLDAAKRRRAGSFAAWRPDAARDAQRRVNIRVTDEIVTALNERRIKLAYEPVVSATSRERAFHECLVRMDQGNGQVLLAPDIVPVAERLGLIRLVDHRVLELVVAELAAAPDIRLSLNISPDTTMDPDWWAGIESLMRAHPGVAERLIVEITETVAIQDIDDVRGFVTRLKNFGSRIAIDDFGAGYTSFRNLRKLGVDLVKIDGAFVQNITRSADDRAFVQTLIDLARRLEIKTVAEWVQDEEAAGMLRDWGCDYIQGRLIGLASAERPWSAPPDTVLPAAG from the coding sequence TTGACCCCCGCATTGCCGCAAGCCTCCGAAATCCTGGCCGCCCTCGGCCAAGCCGTGTTCGTCTGGGATATCGCCAGCGACGCCATCGTCTGGGGCGAGCAGGCCGGAGCCGTCTTCCCGGGCATCCCCACTGAGCGGCTTGCGACCGGCGCCGAATTCGCCAAGCTGATCGAGCCCGTGCAGTCGCTGCGGACCGCCGCGTTGGCGCAGACCTCCGCCGTGCACGGCGCCGACGGCACGCCCTACCGGGTCGAGTACGGCGTCCGCATGAGCGCGTCCAATCCCGTGGTCTGGGTCGAGGAGACCGGCCGCTGGTTCGCTGGCGCCGACGGCCGCCCGGTGCGCGCGATCGGCTCGGTCCGCATCAACAACGAGCGCCATGCGCGGGACGAGGAGCTTTCCAAGCTCGCCCGGCTCGATCCCCTGACCGGCGAGCTCAACCGCTCCCATCTGATCGCGGCCTTGGCCGAAGCGATCGAGGAGACGACCCGCTTCCGCTCGACCGCGGCGTTCATGCTGGTCGGTATCGACCATCTCGCTCGCGTCAACGACGCGTTCGGCTTCGACGTCGCGGATGCCGTGATCCTCGACGTTGCCAAACGCATCCGCACACGCCTGCGCGGCGGCGACGTGCTGGGGCGCTTCTCCGGCAACAAGTTCGGCCTGATCCTGAAGAACTGCACCGTCGACGACATGAATATCGCGGCCGAGCGCTTCCTCGCCGGCATTCGCGACGAGGTGGTGCCGACCAAGTCCGGCCCGGTCTCCATCACCGTCTCGATTGGCGCCGTCAGCCTGCCGCGATATGCCCGCAGCACCGACGAGGCGATCAACCGTGCCCATGAGACGCTTGATGCCGCCAAGCGCCGGCGCGCCGGCTCGTTCGCCGCATGGCGTCCGGATGCCGCACGCGACGCGCAGCGCCGCGTCAACATTCGTGTCACCGACGAGATCGTCACCGCTCTGAACGAGCGCCGCATCAAGCTCGCCTATGAGCCGGTGGTGTCGGCTACTTCGCGCGAGCGCGCGTTCCACGAATGCCTGGTGCGGATGGACCAGGGCAATGGCCAGGTGCTGCTCGCGCCCGACATCGTGCCAGTGGCCGAACGGCTCGGCCTCATTCGCCTGGTCGATCATCGCGTGCTCGAGCTCGTGGTCGCCGAGCTTGCGGCTGCGCCCGACATCCGCCTCAGCCTCAATATCTCGCCGGACACGACCATGGATCCGGACTGGTGGGCGGGAATCGAATCGCTGATGCGCGCGCATCCGGGTGTCGCCGAGCGGCTCATCGTCGAGATCACCGAGACCGTCGCGATCCAGGATATCGACGATGTCCGCGGTTTCGTCACGCGGTTGAAGAATTTCGGCAGTCGCATCGCCATCGATGATTTCGGTGCCGGCTACACCTCGTTCCGGAATCTGCGCAAGCTCGGCGTCGACCTGGTGAAGATCGATGGCGCCTTCGTGCAGAACATCACGCGTTCGGCCGACGATCGCGCCTTCGTGCAGACCCTGATCGATCTCGCGCGCCGGCTCGAGATCAAGACGGTTGCCGAATGGGTCCAGGACGAGGAAGCGGCCGGCATGCTGCGCGACTGGGGCTGCGACTACATCCAGGGCCGCCTGATCGGGCTTGCGTCCGCCGAGCGCCCGTGGAGCGCGCCACCGGACACGGTGCTGCCTGCGGCGGGGTAG
- a CDS encoding acyl-CoA acyltransferase, protein MIHTKVRCREITESDVEAIADLLTRGFVGRSRNYWIQGLRRQAFRPVPEGYPRFGYMLDNDGTPVGVLLLIYSTRQDGEETAIQCNLSSWYVDPAYRNYAPLLTKIAQRHKHVTYLNISPAVWTWPIIEMQGFRAYCRGLFVSVPALSRAPRWSKIEVISQHSKQIEGLSEAETELLTRHARYNCLSLVCRTPKGTYPFILQAVRIRRGFIAPPVMQLIYCRSTAEYAACAGRIGRLLLRLGKISVLVDSNEPISGLVGFHTERRGRKYFKGPHRPRLADLTDTELVLYGP, encoded by the coding sequence GTGATCCACACAAAAGTCCGATGCCGCGAGATCACCGAGTCCGATGTGGAAGCCATCGCGGACTTGCTGACGCGCGGCTTCGTCGGCCGCTCGCGCAATTACTGGATCCAGGGCCTGCGCCGGCAAGCCTTTCGGCCGGTGCCCGAGGGCTATCCGCGCTTCGGCTACATGCTCGACAATGACGGCACGCCGGTCGGCGTGCTGCTGCTGATCTACTCGACGCGGCAGGACGGCGAAGAGACCGCCATCCAGTGCAATTTGTCGAGCTGGTATGTCGATCCGGCTTACCGCAACTATGCGCCGCTGCTGACCAAGATCGCGCAGCGCCACAAGCACGTAACCTATCTCAACATCAGCCCGGCGGTATGGACCTGGCCGATCATCGAGATGCAGGGCTTTCGTGCCTATTGCCGCGGGCTGTTCGTCTCGGTGCCGGCGCTGTCGCGCGCACCGCGCTGGAGCAAGATCGAGGTCATCTCGCAGCACAGCAAGCAGATCGAGGGCCTCTCCGAAGCCGAGACCGAGCTATTGACGCGGCATGCGCGCTACAACTGCCTGAGTCTCGTCTGCCGCACGCCGAAGGGCACCTACCCCTTCATCCTGCAAGCGGTGCGCATCCGCCGCGGCTTCATCGCGCCGCCGGTGATGCAATTGATCTATTGCCGCAGCACAGCGGAATACGCCGCCTGCGCCGGCCGCATCGGCCGCCTGCTGCTGCGGCTCGGCAAGATCTCGGTGCTCGTCGATTCCAACGAACCAATCTCCGGCCTCGTCGGCTTTCATACCGAGCGCCGCGGCCGCAAATATTTCAAGGGCCCGCACCGCCCACGGCTGGCCGACCTCACGGATACGGAGCTGGTGCTGTACGGACCGTAG
- a CDS encoding amino acid--[acyl-carrier-protein] ligase: protein MNIAVLPNSPETAPQAADPLDHLAGALFHPMGSDGVYARTALYEGIVEQLAELITRNREAGTEVMRFPPVMSRSQLEKSGYLKSFPNLLGCVCGLHGTERDINAAVSRFDAGGDWTSSLSPADLVLSPAACYPVYPIAASRGPLPKGGLRFDVAADCFRREPSKHLDRLQSFRMREYVCIGTPDDVADFRERWMVRAQAIATDLGLSFRVDYASDPFFGRVGQMKAVSQKQQQLKFELLIPLRSEEQPTACMSFNYHREHFGTTWGIKDANGEPAHTGCVAFGMDRLAVAMFHTHGTDLSAWPVKVRDLLGMQPLAPADAHVEGWR from the coding sequence ATGAACATTGCTGTTCTCCCCAACTCGCCTGAGACCGCGCCGCAGGCCGCCGATCCGCTCGATCATCTCGCCGGTGCGCTGTTTCATCCCATGGGATCGGACGGCGTCTATGCGCGCACCGCGCTCTATGAGGGCATCGTCGAGCAGCTCGCCGAGCTGATCACGCGCAATCGCGAGGCCGGCACCGAGGTGATGCGCTTCCCGCCGGTGATGAGCCGCTCCCAGCTCGAGAAGTCCGGTTACCTCAAGAGCTTCCCGAACCTGCTCGGCTGCGTCTGCGGCCTGCACGGCACCGAGCGCGACATCAACGCCGCGGTGAGCCGCTTCGATGCCGGCGGCGACTGGACCAGTTCGCTGTCGCCCGCCGATCTCGTGCTGTCGCCGGCCGCCTGCTATCCCGTCTACCCGATCGCGGCGAGCCGCGGCCCGCTGCCCAAGGGCGGCTTGCGCTTCGACGTCGCCGCCGACTGCTTCCGCCGCGAGCCGTCAAAGCATCTCGACCGGCTGCAATCGTTCCGGATGCGCGAATATGTCTGCATCGGCACCCCCGACGACGTCGCGGATTTTCGCGAGCGCTGGATGGTGCGTGCGCAGGCGATCGCGACCGATCTCGGCCTGAGCTTCCGCGTCGATTATGCCAGCGATCCCTTCTTCGGGCGCGTCGGCCAGATGAAGGCGGTGAGCCAGAAGCAGCAGCAGCTCAAGTTCGAGCTCCTGATCCCGCTGCGCTCGGAAGAGCAGCCGACCGCCTGCATGAGCTTCAACTATCATCGCGAACATTTCGGCACGACCTGGGGTATCAAGGACGCCAATGGCGAGCCCGCGCACACCGGCTGCGTCGCGTTCGGCATGGATCGCTTGGCTGTCGCAATGTTCCACACCCACGGCACTGATCTTTCCGCCTGGCCCGTCAAGGTGCGGGACCTTCTGGGCATGCAGCCGCTAGCTCCGGCCGATGCTCACGTCGAAGGCTGGCGCTAA
- a CDS encoding phosphopantetheine-binding protein has product MQAFDTELRDRIIKLVKGILEQNSLAAHVMPQAKLVDVGLTSMDMVNLMLGVEAEFDFTIPQSEITPENFQSVETLERMVAAQLKLATAA; this is encoded by the coding sequence ATGCAGGCCTTCGATACCGAATTGCGCGATCGCATCATCAAGCTGGTGAAGGGCATCCTCGAGCAGAATTCGCTCGCCGCTCACGTCATGCCGCAAGCCAAGCTTGTCGACGTCGGCCTGACCTCGATGGACATGGTCAATCTGATGCTCGGCGTCGAAGCCGAGTTCGATTTCACGATTCCCCAGTCGGAGATCACGCCGGAGAATTTCCAGTCCGTCGAGACGCTAGAGCGGATGGTGGCGGCCCAGTTGAAGCTGGCGACCGCAGCTTAG
- a CDS encoding S-methyl-5'-thioadenosine phosphorylase, which produces MTQAVLGIIGGSGIYDLPGLAGAHEEAIQSPWGEPSAPLRRGTIAGLPIVFLPRHDKGHRLSPSDINYRANIDVLKRAGVTDLISLSACGSFKEEMPPGTFVLVDQFVDRTHKRESSFFGRGCVAHVSMAHPVSPRLRIHLAAAAEAEEIAIARGGTYVCMEGPQFSTYAESMTYKTLGYSVIGMTNMPEAKLAREAEICYASVAMVTDFDCWHPDHDAVTVQDIIRVLSSNADKAKALVARLAKDFPREHEPCPIGSDCALDTALITAPEARDPELLKKLDAVAGRILRA; this is translated from the coding sequence ATGACGCAGGCGGTATTGGGCATCATCGGCGGCTCCGGCATTTACGACTTGCCGGGACTCGCGGGCGCGCACGAAGAGGCGATCCAGAGCCCCTGGGGCGAGCCGTCGGCGCCCTTGCGGCGCGGCACCATCGCCGGGTTGCCGATCGTGTTCCTGCCGCGGCACGACAAGGGCCATCGGCTGTCGCCCTCCGACATCAACTACCGCGCCAATATCGACGTGCTGAAGCGCGCCGGCGTCACCGATCTGATCTCGCTCTCGGCCTGCGGCTCCTTCAAGGAGGAGATGCCGCCGGGGACCTTCGTCCTTGTCGACCAGTTCGTCGACCGCACTCACAAGCGCGAGAGCTCGTTCTTCGGCAGAGGCTGCGTCGCCCATGTCTCGATGGCCCATCCGGTCTCGCCGCGGCTTCGCATCCATCTTGCCGCCGCGGCCGAGGCCGAAGAGATCGCGATTGCGCGCGGCGGCACCTATGTCTGCATGGAAGGGCCGCAATTCTCCACTTACGCGGAGAGCATGACCTACAAGACGCTGGGCTATTCCGTGATCGGCATGACCAACATGCCCGAAGCGAAGCTCGCGCGCGAGGCGGAGATCTGTTACGCCAGCGTCGCGATGGTGACGGATTTCGATTGCTGGCATCCCGATCACGACGCCGTCACCGTCCAGGACATTATCCGCGTGCTGAGTTCCAACGCCGACAAGGCGAAAGCACTGGTGGCGCGGTTGGCAAAGGATTTCCCGCGCGAGCACGAGCCGTGTCCGATCGGCTCGGACTGCGCGCTCGATACAGCGCTGATCACCGCGCCCGAGGCGCGTGATCCGGAGCTGTTGAAGAAGCTCGACGCTGTGGCGGGCCGTATCCTGCGAGCGTGA
- the mtnA gene encoding S-methyl-5-thioribose-1-phosphate isomerase translates to MKVDGKHFRSIWRERDGWSVGAIDQRRLPHEFVVARLTSCDDAAVAIRDMLVRGAPLIGATAAYGMALAMREDASDAGLKRAYETLVVARPTAINLKWALDEMGATLAPIDPVERAEAAYARADEIVEQDVEINRAIAGNGLALIEAILAKKKPGETVNVLTHCNAGWLATVDWGTATAPIYLAHERGIKVHVWVDETRPRNQGASLTAWELGHHGVPHTVIPDNTGGHLMQHGMVDLAIVGTDRVAANGDVCNKIGTYLKALAAHDNNVPFYVALPSPTIDFAVNDGVRDIPIEQRSGTEVTDMTGRTADGRLETVRIVPDGSPVANYAFDVTPARLVTGLITERGVLKPDRASLAAAFPERVAIAAE, encoded by the coding sequence ATGAAGGTCGACGGCAAACATTTCCGCAGCATCTGGCGCGAGCGCGACGGCTGGTCGGTCGGCGCGATCGACCAGCGCAGGCTGCCGCACGAGTTTGTCGTCGCGCGCCTGACCTCGTGTGACGACGCGGCGGTGGCAATCCGCGACATGCTGGTGCGTGGGGCGCCGCTGATCGGCGCGACGGCAGCTTACGGCATGGCGCTTGCCATGCGTGAGGATGCTTCCGATGCCGGACTTAAGCGCGCCTACGAGACGCTTGTCGTGGCGCGGCCGACTGCGATCAATCTGAAATGGGCGCTGGACGAGATGGGCGCGACGCTCGCGCCGATCGATCCGGTGGAACGGGCGGAAGCCGCCTACGCACGCGCCGACGAGATCGTCGAGCAGGACGTCGAAATCAACCGCGCCATTGCCGGCAATGGTCTGGCGCTGATCGAGGCAATCTTAGCGAAGAAGAAGCCGGGCGAGACGGTCAACGTGTTGACCCATTGCAACGCCGGCTGGCTCGCGACCGTCGATTGGGGCACGGCGACGGCGCCGATCTATCTCGCGCATGAGCGCGGGATCAAAGTCCATGTCTGGGTCGACGAGACGCGGCCGCGCAACCAGGGCGCCTCGCTCACGGCGTGGGAGCTCGGCCATCACGGCGTGCCGCACACCGTGATCCCCGACAATACCGGCGGACACCTGATGCAGCACGGCATGGTCGATCTCGCCATCGTCGGCACTGATCGCGTCGCCGCCAATGGCGATGTCTGCAACAAGATCGGCACGTACCTGAAAGCGCTCGCCGCGCACGACAATAACGTGCCGTTCTATGTCGCGCTGCCGTCTCCAACGATCGATTTTGCCGTCAATGACGGCGTTCGCGACATTCCGATCGAGCAGCGCAGCGGCACTGAAGTCACCGACATGACGGGCCGTACCGCGGATGGAAGGCTTGAGACGGTGCGCATTGTGCCGGACGGCTCGCCGGTCGCGAATTACGCTTTCGACGTCACTCCGGCGCGTCTCGTCACAGGCCTCATCACCGAACGCGGTGTGTTGAAGCCCGACCGCGCCTCGCTCGCGGCGGCGTTCCCGGAGCGGGTTGCAATTGCGGCGGAGTAG
- a CDS encoding HAD-IA family hydrolase, whose protein sequence is MAIEAVIFDFGGVLTSSPFEAFARFETERDLPVDIIRRTNAANHLENAWAKFERAEVDIDTFDTLFAAESLALGAEVRGREVLPLLQGDLRPEMVEALKRIKAQFKTGCITNNLPANAIGSLTGRTLYVAEVMALFDYVIESAKIGLRKPDPRIYRTMVEALKVDPKNCVYLDDLGVNLKPARDMGMTTIKVASGAQAIAELEAATGLKLS, encoded by the coding sequence TTGGCGATCGAGGCTGTGATCTTTGATTTTGGCGGCGTGTTGACGAGCTCGCCGTTCGAGGCGTTCGCGCGATTCGAGACCGAGCGCGACCTGCCCGTCGATATCATCCGGCGCACCAATGCTGCCAACCATCTGGAAAATGCCTGGGCGAAATTCGAGCGCGCCGAGGTCGACATCGACACCTTTGACACATTGTTTGCCGCGGAATCGCTTGCACTCGGCGCGGAAGTGCGTGGCCGCGAGGTGCTGCCGCTGCTTCAGGGCGATCTGCGCCCCGAAATGGTCGAAGCCTTGAAACGCATCAAGGCGCAATTCAAGACCGGCTGCATCACCAACAATCTTCCGGCCAACGCAATCGGCAGCCTGACCGGACGCACGCTTTACGTCGCCGAAGTGATGGCGTTGTTCGACTACGTCATCGAGTCCGCCAAGATCGGACTGCGCAAGCCCGACCCGCGCATTTATCGGACGATGGTCGAGGCGCTGAAGGTCGATCCGAAGAATTGCGTCTATCTCGACGATCTCGGCGTCAATCTGAAGCCCGCGCGCGACATGGGCATGACCACAATCAAGGTGGCCAGCGGCGCTCAGGCGATCGCCGAGCTTGAGGCCGCGACGGGGTTGAAGCTGAGCTAG
- a CDS encoding trypsin-like serine protease, translated as MKNVATLIAAALLFTTPAHAIVGGGTPQADGVARAVVTIVGSRGNFCTGSVIAPKLVLTVAHCVQPGADYKIVDYGADGKPQLLNVRSVAIHPSFNMQAMQAHRATADVALLQLDIPLKGKSTVPVGSPNIPIQVGSRFTIAGIGVTVRGEGKSGGTIRVAALVATGQPGTLQIRLVDPLTNGVRDGIGACTGDSGGPVFEDRPNGAVLVGVISWSTGPNGAAGCGGLTGVTPLTLYRDWILQTARSWGAAL; from the coding sequence ATGAAGAATGTCGCAACGCTGATCGCTGCCGCGCTGCTGTTCACGACGCCCGCTCACGCCATTGTCGGCGGTGGCACGCCGCAGGCCGATGGCGTTGCACGCGCAGTCGTCACCATCGTCGGGTCGCGCGGCAATTTCTGCACCGGAAGCGTGATTGCGCCGAAGCTGGTGCTCACCGTCGCCCATTGCGTACAGCCCGGCGCCGACTACAAGATCGTCGACTATGGCGCCGATGGTAAGCCGCAACTGCTGAACGTGCGGAGCGTCGCGATCCATCCCAGTTTCAACATGCAGGCGATGCAGGCGCATCGCGCTACCGCCGACGTGGCGCTGCTGCAACTCGATATTCCACTGAAGGGAAAATCGACGGTGCCGGTTGGCTCGCCGAATATTCCAATTCAGGTCGGCAGCCGTTTCACCATCGCAGGCATTGGCGTCACCGTGCGCGGTGAGGGAAAAAGCGGCGGCACGATTCGCGTCGCCGCACTCGTCGCCACCGGCCAGCCCGGCACGTTGCAGATCCGGCTGGTCGATCCCCTAACCAACGGTGTTCGCGACGGAATCGGCGCCTGCACCGGCGATTCCGGCGGCCCCGTGTTCGAGGACAGACCGAACGGTGCCGTGCTTGTCGGTGTCATTAGCTGGTCGACCGGGCCGAACGGCGCCGCCGGCTGCGGCGGCTTGACCGGGGTTACACCCCTCACGCTCTATCGCGACTGGATCTTGCAGACCGCGCGGAGCTGGGGTGCGGCGCTGTGA